GATCTAATGAAGAGATGGAGAACTCAAGGATGGAGAAGAATCAGGTAGTTTCAGATCCTTCAAAAGTGATTGACTCTGCTGACGCTTTCTATTTGGTTCCTTGCGAAAGTCATTGTCTTCATAACAAACCAATAACTCCCAAAAACCTCACAATTTACGATATTGAAGAGCCTTATTCTCCAAAGTATCCTATTACAGATGATTTATGGTATTTGATGGCACACTTTAGGAATCCAGATTCAAAAATGGAAGACAAAATTCAGATTATTAACAATTTAATGGCCATTGCAGCTAATAAAAGACTAAACCTAAGCAGTTTTCCttcaattttaaatgaattCTCTGAAATAATGACAGTTTGTACCTTTTCAATTGACTCTCAAATACTTAAAAAGGAGAAACTTCAGAGAGAGAATCCCCTAGACATTAATAAactaaaattaatgattgaAAAGAGAGTTTGTCTATTGGATATTGCTTTAATCCAGAAGCATCTTTTAgcttcttcttctaatttGATTTCACTAATTCTTAATAACAAGGAAAACCTGGAGTTCATTTACGAAGTCAGTAGCTGTTCTAACATTGGCAAAAACTTTCTTAGAATCTCAAATTATCTCGGTAACCAACCTGAAAATGATCAAGAAACATTAAACCAGAACGGAAATCTTCCAAAGATGAACGATTATTCTAATCAGTCAGTTTCTGAATCTTTATCTCATTCGAATACACTAAAAACCTGTTACTTGAGGATTCCTGAAGCTGTAAAAGTTCTTGAACAAATTAACAACTTTTATACAGAGAACTCTATTCAGAATAAAGAGTTGAATATAGTCCGCTTAAAGGCTCTCTTAACTGCATTACTTACAGTTTTCAGAACAAGTTCtggaataatattttcatatgAGAGAAAATTCCATAATGAAGTTCTTCCTTTAGTCTTAGTATCCTCGAATTATCGTCAAAAGGCAAATCCTCACTCAGagaaagttattattaagttTAACACAAGTTCACAAATACAATACGAATCagataataaagaaaatagttATAATTATGATGATTTTAGCCTGACTAAGGAAATTGATCCAGATTCAATGAATGAGATAAGCTTCAAGGATGAGCTCAGAAAGAAAACCAAAACTATGAAACATAATGATCCTGATTTACTTGACCAAGTTttagaatatttgaattctgAAACAAGATATTCCTGGGCTATTCTTTCTTCAACAATAAATTCTCTTAACCATCTCATTCCCgttatttttgaagaaaaatttgatgaGGTATTGAGCCTTGTGAACAGCTTTATAATGGAGATTTTCAAATCCTGTAGAACATGTTCTCAGTTTTCAATCCCATCATTGACAAATTGTATGAGAGAAGTGAGGAAAAACTCTTGCCTTCTTCCCTgcttaatttataataaagaagGAATACAGCTTATATCAGATATTCTAGAATTTGGATGTAATGtgattttaaatattacttcAGGACAAGCTCAAAGCAAGGTTAAATGCAATCAAAAGCtcttaaattctttttttcagaTAATTTTAAAGCTATCATCAACATGTATCGGATTCTACTCATTCCTTAAGGATGAAGAGAACTTTAAATCGGgtatattttcttcaaatatcaaatctattaaatatttgtttgagGAATTGGTTCTACCAATTTCCCTAGCAACTTTAGTAACTATTTCAGAACATGTTTCCTTTGGGAGAATCTTCCAATCATTTTCTAATCTAAATTACCACTATCTTCATCACCATACCCAATTTACTCAATCCCTAATTGAAAACCAGTCTAGCAACCAAGCTATTAACCAAGAAATCTTAAATATAAGCGACAGTAATGATTCGTTTGTTAAAGATCAAATCTTGATTCTTTGGGGAAGAGAAATCATTGGTCCTGTTTTTGAGCTACTTAAATCAGAATTAGATGAATTTgctaaaaataaattggaaaaaataCCAGTTTCTTGTTTAATGCTTTCTCAgtatattatttacatATCATCAGAATTAATGTCCTGGAAAAATTCTCAGAAGGATCCCAACTTACAGAAATTACACTGCAAATCTTCTAGAGAAATTGCAATAGGAATCCTTTCTCCATTCATTGACATTTTAATTGAACTTGCATGGATTCCCTCCACCTTTAGAAACCTATTCTGGTCCATTATTTCAGAAATCTCTAACTTTGGAGTCTCAAATCCTTCTGTAACCCTAGGTATCTCTAAATTTACAATTGAAAATCACTCTACAGATTGACTAATTAGGAAATTAACATAGAAAAACTATTAATCTTAATCTATTTAGTTATTTTTGTCTATTTTTACACTTAAATGTTTCAATTCCCATCTTGCCTGTATTTAGTTAAGCAAATCATatagaaaattatttattattgttcAAGCAAATAATCgcaaaataaaatatcataTTCAATCATTCATATGATTATCTATGTTCCTAGCTTTAAATCTaatcaattaattgttTCATGGGGGAATACTGGTAGCTCTGTGACATTATTGTTGCTATTAATCATACTCTATTTTCCAGGTTTTAAGTTAGTAAActtttattctttctttctaCCTTTCCTCTAAACTTACCACTAATTTATTAGATCCCAAGTGTTGGCAAGGCTTTTGTAACATCTGCTCCCTCTCATCTCTCCATTGCTGAACTCGAGTAGAGATATCTGAAAAGATTTGCTGAAGTCTAATTTTGTGGCCTGGAAGCCaagttttatttgaaaactTTTCAATTTCGTCAATATCCTTTGGTGTTATTGTACAAAGGGCTTCAAGCTGCAAATTCAATTCAGTTTAAATTGTTAAAACgaccaaaaataaataatttgagggaaaaatatttcttcctctaattttttgaaaaacttACCGTATCAAATCCTGCACCAATAAAGTCACCTGTAATTTTAGAGTTAATAAATTGTGATCTAAAGAAATCTATTACTGCAAATCTTTCCTGCTCAAATTCATATTCTAAAAAGGTTTTGAATTTatgtttaattaaatttaatataaatagttaaaaaaaaaaagataattgGTTGCATGCAAACACCGgtatcaatttttttattgcatGCAACTTACAAATTACTTACCAGCATTCCAAATTCTTGAAAACCCCAAAAGATGCTCTCCATAATTCTTACACATGAAATCTACTATAAAATATGGGATATTTTCAGGATCTGATTCATCAAACTCCTTTAAAAATGTTTCcaaaaatcaatattacaatattaaatatttaaattttgtcATTAACTTACCTGAAGCAACCTCTCGGTTATCTTTTCCATAGCAATCCTTCTAGCTGGGAATCCCTGTTCCATTTTTACACtactttaataaaatctgTGCCTTTTTTTGcttcaaaatttttaggaaaattaaaaaaaaaaaatacaaataaaaaatattgtgTGCATGCAcatgaaatatttgtatgCGACCCTTGAATATAAAGTAATTATGAAAGTAAAATTTCAACTCAACTTTTGCCTTTAGATGCGTTTTTTGTGTTTGTAATGATGAGAATGAGTATTGTATGTTTGTTTCTGTTGATTTACGTTAACATTTGAGCTTATATTGCATTGATTTCCTACACACTGAGAATCATAAGTTACAATTGCTTCAGTTTTCACTTGCTTAATACATTTTTCTCCTTCTTCCGTGAAACCCTAAAAATtgtaatgaatttaaattaattatcacaaaaaaaattgattatattttctttaactttttttaacttaCAATTGGACACCTAAACTTTGCCTGAGCAAATCTTAAGCAatgattcttttttaaaattaaccCTGGTGGACAAATTCTTTTGTGACCTGAGTACTCAATCATAATACATTTATTTCCGGCTTCTACAAATCCTTTTGGACATCTTGAAATCGGGTCAAGATATATCTTATTTTCACATGTATCATTTGGACATTCCTTCTTTAACATAGAGAAACATTGTCCATTTACCATCATGGAATCTCTTGGACAGGAATTTACCGTGGAATGGTATTTTTCCCAAACACAAATTGCTTGATCTAGTTTATATCCATTAGGACAACTAACCTCAGGTTCTACAACTTTCTGAGTTTTACAATCCTTGTGTTGACAAATCTTATCTTTATAAAGTACACACTTATCTCCACTTAGAATATACCCTTCAGAGGGGCAAATCATATCTTTTGGAACAATCTCGGATTCCTTACAAGTGTTTCCATTAACTAATTCTGTTCCATTTGGACAAACTTTATTGGGAGTTATTGTTTTCAATTCTTCACAATTATTGTTTTGACATTCCTTGACTGAGTAAGTGAGACAACTTccattagaaataatagaTCCTTTTGGACAAGAGATTTGtccattattaaatagttTTTTCGTGCAAATTGGTCCTCCGTAGTTCAAATTTTGAGAGTTCTTTTGGAATCCAGAAGGACAACTTAAGACTGGGGGGAAAGTTTCTTGGGCTAAACATCCTCCTCTTGGACAAATCGACTCAACTTCTCTAATACAATAAGAATTCATAAGATTTGTTCCAAGGGGACATTTCAATTGAGGAAGATGATGAACTCTTTTTGAACAATTTCCTCCAGGGAAAAGTGAATACTGATTAGGACACTCAATAATAGGAGGAAAATGAACTTTTTTCTCACATTGATTATTCAAACATTCCTTATAGACATACTTGGCACATAAATCATCCTGAATAGTGAAATCCTTGGGACAAGTAAGAATAGAAGGACTTCTTTTGATACTTTCACATTGATTTCTGGAAATCAAAGTTCCTTGCTTACATGTAATTCTTGGTGGAATTGAAATAGTAACTGAGCAGTTTCCTCCTGAACATTCTTTAGATACCTGGTGAACGCATTGATCTCCTACTAATTTGAACGGTTTAATacatttcaaaatttgaggtccaatattaattttttcgCAAAGTTTGGTTTTTGAGTTTAGGGTTTCATTCTCATCACATTTAAACTCTGGAGGCTCTTTATGAATGATCTCACAATTACTATATGAACAAATCTTAACAATTCTTTCAATACAAATTTGTTGATTTGCACTAGAAAGTTCTCCTCTTTCACAGGTTTTTTCTGGAAAGACTTCATGCTTAAATATACAAACCCCATCTTCAAAAACAAATCCTGGAGGACAAATTCGTATTGAATCGATAATATTTCTCAAAGTACAACCTTCTGGAGGACAAATTTTGGTAGTTACTTGAATACAATTTCCTTCTTCCATAATATATCCCTCTTCACAAATTAATTCTGGAGCTTTTCTAACAATAGAGGCACATTTATTATCTTCAGTCATACTAGAGCCTGGAGGACAAATGTTAACTTTTGGGATCATAAATTCCTCAAAACACGTTTCCAGGGTTTTTGTATGGTCTGAGCAGATTCTTGTCATTGGAAGATGTTCTTTCTTCATACACtcttttccaatattaattgatcCCTGTGGACAGGAAATCTTTGGAGGAAAAGCCTCAGTTCTAGTACAAGTTTTATGATTTCTTATGGCTTGAGAACAAATTCCTGAGTTTCTTTGGCCATAAAATCCAAGATTAGAAGTATTTATGGTATTGACTCCACTTCCACAAGGAACAGGAACAATACTTACCTCAGAACAATCATATTCAACCAATTTTTGGCATTGTTTGATCTCACTCAAATAATATCCCTTGGGACATTCATAGGAAACATCTATAAAACTCTCAACCAGACAGGAATCTCCAATTTTAGTTCCTTTGAGacatttatattcaagAGGAAGAGGCTTTCTTCCTCCACACATTCCTGAATCAAGTCCAATAGTTCCTTCTGGACATTGAGGTTTTGAGtctgaaatattaatttgaacACAATCTCCATATTTTCCTTCCCTTCCAAATCCTTCTGGACAAAAAGAACTAGGTTTTGAGGTCTTAAAGCATTCATCTCCGTTATCCAAAAATCCAGGAGGACAAATTTTACTTCTTTGTATTGTTTTATGACAACTCATATCTAATTCATTGATTTCATATCCTACTGGACAATTTAACTCTCCCTCAGCTCTTTTCTCTTTTAtacatttattttctattaaagaatatcCTTCTGGACAATTTGATTTGGCTCTAGTTTCTATAATACAGAAATTCTCATTTGTCGAATCTTCTCTAGATCCTTCTGGGcatatttttggaataacTTCAGTATAAATACATTCTCCTAGTGAATTCAAGGTACTGGGTTCCTGACAAACCAAATCTGGAGATCTTGTAGTAATTTTTGTACACTTTTGTGTCTCAGGATTATATTTGTATCCTTCAATACATTGCTTTTCCGGGGATTCTATAACTGAGCAATAACCTCCAGAATCTAAAGAATTCAAAGgacattttctttttgaagtATTTTCACTAGTTAAAATACAAACAGAGTCAGATAATTCTGAACCTGAGGGGCATACTGTCTCAGCTGGAGATAGAATAACCTCTTCACATTGTCCATTCACTAAACTCTGGAGATTTGGACAGGTTCTTCTTGGGGATACAAAACTAGCACATTCATTTTCTCCAATCTCTTCGTATCCTGGGGGACAAACTTGGATATTTCTTTCATACCCAACACAAGTCGAAGTACTTTGTTCAAATTTAGAATTTGGAGgacaaataatatttggttCAATGGATAATATTTCCTGGCAAAAATGGTTTTCTGGGTTATATTTAGTTCCAGCAGGACATTCCCATTCTCCTTTTACTTTTTGTAAACACAAATCCTTAGATCTGAAAGAATTAGCAGGACATTCCTTTTCTAAGGTAATTTCTGAAATACAAAGCTTATTAGATTCATCAAAgtatgaatatttatttggaCAAGATATTTCTGGTTCAACTGACAAAGTGTTTAAACAAACTTTGCTACCATTATGAATAGTTTGCTCATATCCCTCTGGACAATGAAACAAAGGTTCTTGGTAATTTACGCATTGATCTTCAACTTCAACAAATCCTATGGGACAAactctattattaattctggACATTGAAATACAAGTCTGACCCTCTAAAAAGGACCCAGGAGGGCACTCTAATGTAGGATTTGAATAGTTAATATACCTACAAAGAGATTGATGTCTAACATTCTCAAGCTGAGTCCCTTTTGGACAAATATATTCTGGTTGAATCCATGTAGCACATTTATCTTCATCAATATCCTTAAATCCTTCGGGACAAATCTTTGGCTCAATCTGATCTTGAATACACATCTTTAAAGAAGCATCAAAAACAAAAGGTTCCGGACAAACTACAGTTGGAAGAGCTGCCTTTCTTTCAATACATAAATTTGTGTTAGAGTCAAATTTGTATGGTTCTTGACAAATTTTCATCGGCTCTCTAGCCATCGCACAGGTGTCTCTAAAATTAATGCTCCCTGGAGGACAAATTGCCTTAACTTCCTCTTTGTAGTAACATTTACCTGTATTATAATCCATTTCTAAGCCATCAAGACAatatttttccttttcagCAAAGACTTCTTTAACGCATTGTTTGTCTTGCATTTGAAAACCTGTAGGACATTCCTTAAGGAGAGGCTCAGCCAAATAGCACTCTGATCCTTTGGATACAAATCCTTCTGGACAAACTGGAATCTTTTGTGTCTCAATTTGA
This Cryptosporidium parvum Iowa II chromosome 7, whole genome shotgun sequence DNA region includes the following protein-coding sequences:
- a CDS encoding protein with BRIGHT domain like HTH domain at N-terminus, giving the protein MDRTTFMDGLRAFHESQGRAFRPQKVSGHTLDPYRMFLMIVARGGYSRVNKNSRWFVFGKPMGIDIPEGKQQEVGFGIKNYYLNWLREYEKALDDSIKLAMAAEFAANNPDLVPNPNLALSYYTQTSTSNTNEEAPLTRSAAASLSRTRGGRSNEEMENSRMEKNQVVSDPSKVIDSADAFYLVPCESHCLHNKPITPKNLTIYDIEEPYSPKYPITDDLWYLMAHFRNPDSKMEDKIQIINNLMAIAANKRLNLSSFPSILNEFSEIMTVCTFSIDSQILKKEKLQRENPLDINKLKLMIEKRVCLLDIALIQKHLLASSSNLISLILNNKENLEFIYEVSSCSNIGKNFLRISNYLGNQPENDQETLNQNGNLPKMNDYSNQSVSESLSHSNTLKTCYLRIPEAVKVLEQINNFYTENSIQNKELNIVRLKALLTALLTVFRTSSGIIFSYERKFHNEVLPLVLVSSNYRQKANPHSEKVIIKFNTSSQIQYESDNKENSYNYDDFSLTKEIDPDSMNEISFKDELRKKTKTMKHNDPDLLDQVLEYLNSETRYSWAILSSTINSLNHLIPVIFEEKFDEVLSLVNSFIMEIFKSCRTCSQFSIPSLTNCMREVRKNSCLLPCLIYNKEGIQLISDILEFGCNVILNITSGQAQSKVKCNQKLLNSFFQIILKLSSTCIGFYSFLKDEENFKSGIFSSNIKSIKYLFEELVLPISLATLVTISEHVSFGRIFQSFSNLNYHYLHHHTQFTQSLIENQSSNQAINQEILNISDSNDSFVKDQILILWGREIIGPVFELLKSELDEFAKNKLEKIPVSCLMLSQYIIYISSELMSWKNSQKDPNLQKLHCKSSREIAIGILSPFIDILIELAWIPSTFRNLFWSIISEISNFGVSNPSVTLGISKFTIENHSTD
- a CDS encoding oocyst wall protein 2 (CpCOWP2); amino-acid sequence: MRKQSMKIPVHKTGDLKMILISLSGIARICLTSVLLFFSIPTNSQYVRVPVETCPGNFALVNGICVHQIETQKIPVCPEGFVSKGSECYLAEPLLKECPTGFQMQDKQCVKEVFAEKEKYCLDGLEMDYNTGKCYYKEEVKAICPPGSINFRDTCAMAREPMKICQEPYKFDSNTNLCIERKAALPTVVCPEPFVFDASLKMCIQDQIEPKICPEGFKDIDEDKCATWIQPEYICPKGTQLENVRHQSLCRYINYSNPTLECPPGSFLEGQTCISMSRINNRVCPIGFVEVEDQCVNYQEPLFHCPEGYEQTIHNGSKVCLNTLSVEPEISCPNKYSYFDESNKLCISEITLEKECPANSFRSKDLCLQKVKGEWECPAGTKYNPENHFCQEILSIEPNIICPPNSKFEQSTSTCVGYERNIQVCPPGYEEIGENECASFVSPRRTCPNLQSLVNGQCEEVILSPAETVCPSGSELSDSVCILTSENTSKRKCPLNSLDSGGYCSVIESPEKQCIEGYKYNPETQKCTKITTRSPDLVCQEPSTLNSLGECIYTEVIPKICPEGSREDSTNENFCIIETRAKSNCPEGYSLIENKCIKEKRAEGELNCPVGYEINELDMSCHKTIQRSKICPPGFLDNGDECFKTSKPSSFCPEGFGREGKYGDCVQINISDSKPQCPEGTIGLDSGMCGGRKPLPLEYKCLKGTKIGDSCLVESFIDVSYECPKGYYLSEIKQCQKLVEYDCSEVSIVPVPCGSGVNTINTSNLGFYGQRNSGICSQAIRNHKTCTRTEAFPPKISCPQGSINIGKECMKKEHLPMTRICSDHTKTLETCFEEFMIPKVNICPPGSSMTEDNKCASIVRKAPELICEEGYIMEEGNCIQVTTKICPPEGCTLRNIIDSIRICPPGFVFEDGVCIFKHEVFPEKTCERGELSSANQQICIERIVKICSYSNCEIIHKEPPEFKCDENETLNSKTKLCEKINIGPQILKCIKPFKLVGDQCVHQVSKECSGGNCSVTISIPPRITCKQGTLISRNQCESIKRSPSILTCPKDFTIQDDLCAKYVYKECLNNQCEKKVHFPPIIECPNQYSLFPGGNCSKRVHHLPQLKCPLGTNLMNSYCIREVESICPRGGCLAQETFPPVLSCPSGFQKNSQNLNYGGPICTKKLFNNGQISCPKGSIISNGSCLTYSVKECQNNNCEELKTITPNKVCPNGTELVNGNTCKESEIVPKDMICPSEGYILSGDKCVLYKDKICQHKDCKTQKVVEPEVSCPNGYKLDQAICVWEKYHSTVNSCPRDSMMVNGQCFSMLKKECPNDTCENKIYLDPISRCPKGFVEAGNKCIMIEYSGHKRICPPGLILKKNHCLRFAQAKFRCPIVS